A single genomic interval of Staphylococcus hyicus harbors:
- the trmD gene encoding tRNA (guanosine(37)-N1)-methyltransferase TrmD, protein MRIDYLTLFPEMFEGVFNASILKRARDKEILQTRTINFRDYANNKHNQVDDYPYGGGQGMVLKPEPIFNAMRDLETTDHTRVILMTPQGRRFDQQQAEALSRAEHIVFICGHYEGYDERIREALVTDEFSVGDFVLTGGELPAMVMTDAIVRLLPDVLGNQVSHEDDSFSSGLLEYPQYTRPREFEGHVVPDVLLSGNHAHIEKWRREQSLKRTLEKRPDLLERYPLTNEDKKIVESHKRTLKMD, encoded by the coding sequence ATGAGAATTGATTATTTAACGTTATTTCCAGAAATGTTTGAAGGTGTATTCAATGCGTCTATTTTAAAACGTGCACGTGATAAAGAAATTTTACAGACACGTACGATTAATTTTAGAGATTACGCGAATAATAAACATAACCAGGTGGATGATTATCCATATGGCGGGGGTCAAGGTATGGTTTTAAAGCCTGAACCTATCTTTAATGCGATGCGTGATTTAGAGACAACGGATCATACACGAGTGATTTTAATGACGCCTCAAGGTCGCCGTTTTGACCAACAACAGGCCGAGGCCCTTTCAAGAGCAGAACATATTGTTTTTATCTGTGGACATTATGAAGGATACGATGAGCGCATTCGAGAAGCGCTTGTTACAGATGAGTTTTCTGTAGGTGATTTTGTCCTTACAGGTGGAGAATTACCTGCTATGGTTATGACAGATGCCATCGTTCGACTCCTTCCAGACGTGTTAGGAAATCAGGTTTCACACGAAGACGATTCGTTTTCTAGTGGATTATTAGAATATCCGCAATACACGAGACCAAGGGAATTTGAAGGTCATGTTGTACCAGATGTATTACTTTCAGGAAATCATGCACACATCGAAAAATGGCGTCGTGAACAATCATTAAAGCGTACATTAGAAAAGCGACCGGATTTACTTGAACGGTATCCGCTCACAAATGAAGATAAGAAAATTGTAGAATCACACAAAAGAACATTGAAAATGGACTAA
- the rimM gene encoding ribosome maturation factor RimM (Essential for efficient processing of 16S rRNA), whose protein sequence is MKVEVGKIVNTHGIKGEVKIQSNSDFTDVRFQPGEILEVNEKGQTVSLTVRTHRMHKGLHMLTFDGYNNINDIEHLKGQSLYQERDHKDIELAEHEYYYSDIIGCTVFDGARPIGRVTEIFETGANDVWVVKGEKEHLIPYIADVVKDIDIEEKRIVITPMEGLLNE, encoded by the coding sequence ATGAAAGTAGAAGTGGGTAAAATCGTCAATACACATGGCATCAAAGGGGAAGTCAAAATTCAATCTAATTCAGATTTTACTGATGTACGTTTTCAGCCAGGAGAAATACTTGAAGTGAATGAAAAAGGACAAACCGTGTCACTCACTGTCCGTACACATCGTATGCACAAAGGGCTACATATGTTAACATTTGATGGTTATAACAATATTAATGATATAGAACATTTAAAAGGGCAATCATTATATCAAGAGCGTGACCATAAAGATATCGAATTAGCTGAACATGAATACTACTATTCTGATATTATAGGATGTACAGTATTTGATGGTGCGCGTCCAATAGGGCGTGTCACTGAAATATTTGAGACAGGTGCTAACGATGTATGGGTAGTTAAAGGCGAAAAAGAACATTTAATTCCTTATATTGCTGATGTTGTGAAAGACATTGATATTGAAGAAAAGCGTATCGTCATTACACCAATGGAAGGATTGTTAAATGAATGA
- the rplS gene encoding 50S ribosomal protein L19, producing the protein MTNHKLIEAVTKSQLRDDIPTFRAGDTLRVHVRIVEGTRERIQVFEGVVIKRRGGGISETFTVRKISSGVGVERTFPLHTPKIEKIELKRRGKVRRAKLYYLRSLRGKAARIQEIR; encoded by the coding sequence ATGACAAACCACAAATTAATCGAAGCAGTAACGAAATCACAATTACGTGACGATATCCCAACATTCCGTGCTGGTGATACATTACGTGTACACGTACGTATCGTCGAAGGTACACGTGAGCGTATCCAAGTATTCGAAGGTGTTGTAATTAAACGTCGCGGTGGCGGTATTTCTGAAACATTCACAGTTCGTAAAATTTCATCAGGAGTTGGTGTTGAACGTACATTCCCGTTGCACACACCAAAAATTGAAAAAATCGAATTAAAACGTCGTGGTAAAGTTCGTCGTGCGAAACTATACTACTTACGTAGCTTACGTGGTAAAGCAGCACGTATCCAAGAAATTCGCTAA